The Streptomyces sp. NBC_01244 genome contains a region encoding:
- a CDS encoding SpoIIE family protein phosphatase yields the protein MPSALPGGEKAHGPFWSEPGTLLEHVPVAVFGIDDGDLVCYWGPGARDLFGYDSPAVLSKPGAVLFADGPRSGSDSCSRLTERGRTLGYWRGRLPARHRDATVFECGFRAFSVTGAAGRSVVMVLASRSGELDRVKTNLAFLDALFETCPIGLVMLDPDLRYVHLNQALADMDGLPIEAHLGRHMDEFMIMSDGGEYQRMLRAVALGGAPVVGTLVGLRPRGHPDRDQVRSVSFFPLSQAVGSRPGVGGLMVDVTDREQAILEATASRRRLALLDGASTRIGTTLDVNITAQELVDASMPDFCDGAVVEVVEWMDEDEVFDPARLLVTRRIASGTILPPPATELVSGVETVRYPPGSVIHDMLRTGRAISAVVNEDFLARTVLIESRARLFAESGLACVLVAPLIARGTVQGIAMFGRSEDRPAFTRDDVSLAGELASRAAICLDNARLYSRVQDIALTLQRALLPSALATSPYVEVAHRYVPGSRITEVGGDWYDVINLPDGRVVLVVGDVMGHGVSAAAAMGRLRITTKALARHDSEPAELLAELDACAQEAGIELATCLYIVYDPKTGRARIASAGHPPPLILRPDGTVETIDEVLGVPLGVGGFPFRTTEIELPAHATLALYTDGLIEARGRDIEAGLEALRTELGGKPVALEETADRILANLLPTPPTDDTVLILARVHRAP from the coding sequence GTGCCATCGGCTCTGCCGGGGGGCGAGAAGGCTCACGGCCCGTTCTGGTCCGAGCCGGGGACGCTGCTGGAGCACGTGCCCGTGGCCGTCTTCGGCATCGATGACGGCGACCTCGTCTGTTACTGGGGGCCCGGCGCGCGGGACCTCTTCGGGTACGACTCCCCCGCCGTCCTGTCCAAGCCCGGCGCCGTTCTCTTCGCCGACGGGCCCCGGAGCGGATCCGATTCCTGTAGCCGGCTGACGGAGCGGGGCAGGACCCTCGGGTACTGGAGGGGCCGGCTGCCGGCACGGCATCGTGACGCCACGGTCTTCGAGTGCGGTTTCCGGGCCTTCTCCGTGACCGGAGCCGCAGGACGTTCGGTGGTGATGGTCCTGGCGAGCCGCAGCGGTGAACTCGACCGGGTCAAGACCAACCTCGCCTTCCTCGACGCCCTCTTCGAGACCTGCCCCATCGGTCTGGTCATGCTCGACCCGGACCTGCGGTACGTCCACCTCAACCAGGCGCTCGCCGACATGGACGGCCTTCCGATCGAGGCGCACCTCGGGCGGCACATGGACGAATTCATGATCATGTCCGATGGCGGCGAGTACCAGCGCATGCTCCGGGCCGTCGCGCTGGGCGGAGCGCCGGTCGTGGGGACGCTGGTGGGTCTGCGGCCGCGCGGACATCCGGACCGTGACCAGGTGCGGTCGGTGAGTTTCTTCCCCCTGAGTCAGGCGGTCGGCTCGCGCCCCGGAGTGGGCGGGCTGATGGTGGACGTGACGGACCGGGAGCAGGCCATCCTGGAAGCCACCGCCAGCCGTCGGCGGCTGGCTCTGCTGGACGGGGCCTCCACTCGCATCGGGACCACCCTGGACGTGAACATCACCGCCCAGGAGCTGGTCGACGCGTCGATGCCGGACTTCTGCGACGGCGCCGTGGTCGAGGTCGTGGAGTGGATGGACGAGGACGAGGTCTTCGACCCGGCGAGATTGCTGGTCACCCGACGTATCGCCTCCGGGACGATCCTGCCGCCTCCGGCCACCGAACTCGTGAGCGGGGTGGAGACGGTGCGGTATCCGCCCGGCTCCGTCATCCACGACATGCTGCGAACCGGTCGTGCGATCTCCGCCGTGGTGAACGAGGACTTTCTGGCCCGGACCGTCCTCATCGAGTCACGCGCGCGGCTCTTCGCCGAGAGCGGGTTGGCCTGCGTCCTCGTCGCCCCGCTCATCGCCAGGGGCACCGTCCAGGGGATCGCCATGTTCGGCCGGTCCGAGGACCGGCCGGCCTTCACCCGGGACGATGTCAGCCTGGCGGGTGAGCTCGCCTCACGTGCTGCGATCTGCCTGGACAACGCCCGTCTGTACAGCCGTGTCCAGGACATCGCCCTCACACTGCAGCGGGCCCTGCTGCCCAGCGCGTTGGCGACCAGCCCGTACGTGGAGGTGGCGCACCGGTACGTGCCCGGCAGCCGGATCACCGAGGTCGGCGGCGACTGGTACGACGTGATCAACCTGCCCGACGGCCGGGTCGTCCTCGTGGTGGGCGACGTGATGGGGCACGGAGTGTCGGCCGCCGCGGCCATGGGCCGCCTCCGCATCACCACCAAGGCCCTGGCCAGGCACGACAGCGAGCCCGCCGAGCTGCTCGCCGAGCTCGACGCGTGCGCCCAGGAGGCCGGCATCGAGCTGGCGACGTGCCTGTACATCGTCTACGACCCGAAGACCGGCCGCGCCCGCATCGCCAGCGCCGGCCATCCCCCGCCCCTGATACTCCGACCGGACGGCACGGTGGAGACCATCGACGAGGTCCTGGGAGTGCCCCTCGGCGTCGGCGGCTTCCCCTTCCGGACGACCGAGATCGAACTCCCCGCGCACGCGACCCTCGCCCTGTACACCGACGGCCTCATCGAGGCACGCGGCCGGGACATCGAGGCCGGCCTGGAAGCACTGCGCACCGAACTGGGAGGAAAACCGGTGGCGTTGGAAGAAACGGCGGACCGCATCCTCGCGAACCTGCTGCCCACCCCGCCGACCGACGACACCGTTCTCATCCTCGCGCGCGTCCACCGCGCCCCGTAG
- a CDS encoding cation:proton antiporter yields MHSAVFLIEFGAIILGLGLLGRVAGRLKFSPIPLYLLAGLAFGTGGLLPMGASEEFVAIGAEIGVILLLLMLGLEYTASDLVSNLKTQYPAGMVDFGLNAVPGAAAALLMGWSPVAAVVLAGVTWISSSGVIAKVMGDLGRVGNRETPVILSILVLEDLAMAVYLPIITALLAGVSLAAGSATLAIALGVAGAVLFIAVRYGRHISRFVSSNDPEKLLLVVLGLTLLVAGIAQQLQVSAAVGAFLVGIALSGEVAEGTHTLLSPLRDLFAAVFFVFFGLHTDPASIPPVLLPALALAVVTAGTKIATGYWAAKRAGIGVKGRWRAGGTLVARGEFSIVIAGLAVTSGIEPALGPLATAYVLILVVIGPLTARFTEPVAAWAGSSRTPPGAATPGAVPSRPEPSEDLRDQAQDPAGRA; encoded by the coding sequence GTGCACTCCGCTGTGTTCCTCATCGAGTTCGGCGCGATCATCCTCGGCCTGGGCCTGCTCGGCCGAGTCGCCGGACGCCTGAAGTTCTCCCCCATCCCCCTCTACCTCCTGGCCGGTCTGGCCTTCGGGACCGGCGGCCTGCTGCCCATGGGAGCGAGCGAGGAGTTCGTCGCGATCGGCGCCGAGATCGGCGTGATCCTCCTCCTGCTCATGCTCGGCCTGGAGTACACGGCCAGCGATCTGGTCTCCAACCTCAAGACCCAGTACCCGGCCGGGATGGTCGACTTCGGCCTCAACGCGGTCCCCGGCGCGGCCGCCGCCCTGCTCATGGGCTGGAGCCCCGTCGCCGCCGTGGTCCTGGCCGGCGTCACATGGATCTCCTCCTCCGGAGTCATCGCCAAGGTCATGGGAGACCTGGGCCGGGTCGGCAACCGCGAGACCCCGGTCATCCTGTCCATCCTGGTCCTCGAAGACCTCGCGATGGCGGTCTACCTGCCGATCATCACCGCCCTCCTCGCCGGCGTGAGCCTCGCCGCGGGCAGTGCGACCCTGGCCATCGCCCTCGGCGTCGCCGGAGCGGTCCTGTTCATCGCGGTCCGCTACGGACGCCACATCTCCCGCTTCGTGTCCAGCAACGACCCAGAGAAGCTCCTCCTCGTGGTCCTCGGCCTGACCCTGCTCGTCGCGGGCATCGCCCAGCAGCTCCAGGTTTCCGCCGCCGTGGGCGCGTTCCTCGTGGGCATCGCCCTGTCCGGCGAGGTCGCCGAGGGCACTCACACCCTGCTCAGCCCGCTCCGGGACCTCTTCGCCGCCGTGTTCTTCGTCTTCTTCGGCCTCCACACCGACCCCGCGAGCATCCCGCCGGTCCTGCTGCCCGCACTGGCCCTGGCGGTCGTCACCGCCGGTACGAAGATCGCGACCGGGTACTGGGCCGCGAAGCGGGCCGGCATCGGGGTCAAGGGGCGCTGGCGGGCCGGCGGCACGCTCGTGGCCCGCGGGGAGTTCTCCATCGTCATCGCCGGCCTCGCCGTCACCTCCGGCATCGAGCCCGCGCTGGGCCCGCTCGCCACCGCGTACGTGCTGATACTCGTGGTGATCGGTCCGCTGACCGCCCGCTTCACCGAACCCGTGGCTGCCTGGGCCGGCAGCTCCCGCACCCCTCCGGGAGCGGCCACCCCGGGCGCGGTGCCGTCCCGGCCCGAACCCTCGGAGGACCTCCGGGACCAGGCCCAGGATCCCGCCGGCCGCGCGTGA
- a CDS encoding cation:proton antiporter regulatory subunit has translation MSTTPLPGIGVQYDLTTRERRHLSVVAHRDGTRTVNLYRADDPDACAQSLHLTGAETASLIDALMPAHHSPNVLHTTDLGLVAERIELSAHSYWNGRVLGETRMRTDTGVSIVAVLRRAEARPSPAPDFRLAGGDTLIVIGTREGVDAAAAILGRE, from the coding sequence ATGAGCACCACACCACTGCCCGGCATCGGGGTCCAGTACGACCTCACCACCCGCGAGCGCCGCCACCTGTCCGTGGTCGCGCACCGCGACGGCACACGGACCGTGAACCTCTACCGGGCCGACGACCCCGACGCCTGCGCCCAGTCCCTGCACCTGACGGGTGCGGAGACGGCCTCCCTGATCGACGCGCTGATGCCCGCCCACCACAGCCCGAACGTCCTGCACACCACCGATCTCGGCCTGGTGGCCGAGCGGATCGAGCTGTCGGCCCACTCGTACTGGAACGGACGGGTGCTGGGCGAGACCCGGATGCGGACCGATACCGGCGTCTCGATCGTGGCGGTACTGCGCCGGGCGGAAGCCCGGCCCTCGCCCGCGCCGGACTTCCGCCTCGCGGGCGGGGACACCCTCATCGTGATCGGCACCCGCGAGGGCGTCGATGCCGCCGCCGCGATACTCGGGCGGGAGTGA
- a CDS encoding sensor histidine kinase: MSLYWRIFLLNAAVLVAAVSLLLGPVTVSTPVLFGEAVVLLGGLAAMLIANAVLLRVGLAPLDRLTRAMTSVDLLRPGGRTRVEGPGEVAELTTSFNAMLGRLEAERATSSARALSAQEAERRRIAQELHDEVGQTLTAVLLQLKHAADRTPAPLREELRQVQETTRTSLDEIRRIARRLRPGVLEELGLHSALRALTTEFTTVSLSVRHFIAPGLPELDEATELVVYRVAQEALTNAARHAGASNVEVHLSDRSAGAVRLLVRDDGAGIRLAAEGAGVQGMRERALLIGADLAIGGGPHGGTDVRLDVPTGRAGESRR; this comes from the coding sequence ATGTCGCTGTACTGGCGGATCTTCCTGCTGAACGCCGCCGTTCTCGTCGCGGCCGTGTCGCTGCTGCTCGGCCCGGTCACCGTCTCCACCCCGGTCCTGTTCGGCGAAGCCGTCGTCCTGCTCGGGGGGTTGGCGGCCATGCTGATCGCGAACGCCGTTCTGCTCCGCGTCGGCCTGGCACCCCTCGACCGGCTGACTCGGGCCATGACCTCCGTCGACCTGCTTCGTCCCGGTGGCCGGACCCGCGTGGAGGGTCCCGGTGAGGTCGCCGAACTCACCACCTCGTTCAACGCGATGCTGGGCCGGCTGGAGGCCGAGCGCGCGACCAGCAGCGCCCGGGCCCTCTCCGCGCAGGAGGCCGAACGGCGCCGCATCGCCCAGGAGCTCCACGACGAGGTCGGTCAGACCCTCACGGCCGTCCTGCTCCAGCTCAAGCACGCTGCCGACCGGACCCCGGCCCCTCTGCGTGAGGAACTCCGCCAGGTGCAGGAGACCACCCGTACCAGCCTGGACGAAATCCGCCGCATCGCCCGGCGCTTGCGCCCGGGCGTGCTGGAAGAACTGGGCCTGCACAGCGCGTTGCGGGCTCTCACGACGGAGTTCACCACCGTGTCGCTCTCCGTACGGCACTTCATCGCGCCGGGATTGCCCGAGCTGGACGAGGCCACCGAACTCGTCGTCTACCGGGTCGCCCAGGAAGCCCTGACCAACGCGGCCCGCCACGCGGGCGCGAGCAACGTCGAAGTGCACCTCTCCGACCGGTCTGCGGGAGCCGTACGACTCCTCGTGCGGGACGACGGCGCGGGCATCCGCCTGGCGGCCGAGGGCGCCGGGGTTCAGGGCATGCGCGAACGCGCCCTGCTGATCGGCGCCGATCTCGCCATCGGCGGCGGCCCGCACGGCGGAACCGACGTACGACTGGACGTCCCCACGGGCAGGGCCGGGGAGAGCCGCCGATGA
- a CDS encoding response regulator transcription factor has translation MTAPRPAAPTRVLLADDHALVRRGVRLILDAEPDLTVVAEAGDGAEAVALARTRDVDLAVLDVSMPRMTGLQAARELSRLRPELRILILTMYDNEQYFFEALKAGAAGYVPKSVADRDLVEACRAAIRDEPFIYPGAETTLIRNYLDRARQGDPLPARAITEREEEILKLVAEGHSSKEIGDLLVISAKTVERHRANLLQKLGMRDRLELTRYAIRVGLIEP, from the coding sequence ATGACCGCACCGCGACCGGCCGCCCCGACCCGTGTCCTGCTCGCCGACGACCACGCCCTCGTCCGGCGGGGCGTACGGCTCATCCTCGACGCCGAGCCGGACCTGACGGTGGTCGCCGAGGCCGGAGACGGAGCCGAAGCCGTCGCCCTGGCCCGTACACGGGATGTCGACCTCGCCGTTCTGGACGTCTCGATGCCCCGCATGACCGGCCTCCAGGCCGCCCGGGAGCTCTCCCGGCTGCGGCCGGAGCTGAGGATCCTCATCCTCACGATGTACGACAACGAGCAGTACTTCTTCGAGGCCCTGAAGGCCGGAGCCGCCGGGTACGTCCCCAAGTCCGTCGCCGACCGAGACCTGGTCGAGGCCTGCCGCGCGGCGATCCGGGACGAGCCGTTCATCTACCCGGGCGCCGAGACCACCCTGATCCGCAACTACCTCGACCGCGCCCGCCAAGGGGATCCGCTGCCGGCCCGGGCGATCACCGAGCGCGAGGAGGAGATCCTCAAGCTCGTGGCCGAAGGCCACTCGTCCAAGGAGATCGGGGACCTGCTGGTGATCAGCGCGAAGACGGTGGAACGCCACCGGGCGAACCTGCTCCAGAAACTGGGGATGCGAGACCGCCTGGAGCTGACCCGCTATGCGATCCGGGTGGGCCTGATCGAGCCGTAG
- the eno gene encoding phosphopyruvate hydratase, with the protein MSAQAAGPTEITDATIESVTARRIIDSRGNPTVEVDVVLTDGSLGRAAVPSGASTGAREAVELRDGDSTRWHGKGVDRAVAHVNGEIAASVRGRDAADQAGLDAALVALDGTATKSRLGANAILGVSLAAAKAAAAAHRLPLYRHLGGADAHLLPLPMMNIVNGGAHADNPLDFQEFMIAPVGADTFAEAVRMGSEVFHTLRRDLLAAGHSTGVGDEGGFAPALRTAEEALDFVMAAIERTGYRPGTDIGLIMDPASSEFFRDGVYDYAGEGVRRTPSENVDYLVKLIDSYPVISIEDPMAENDWDGWRELTARVGDRCQLTGDDLFCTSETLLREGIRTGAGNSILIKVNQIGTLTEALAAVATAHRAGWTAVMSHRSGETEDTTIADLAVATGCGQIKTGSLSRSDRTAKYNQLIRIEEELGSSARYAGRSALRRA; encoded by the coding sequence ATGTCCGCACAGGCAGCCGGACCCACCGAAATCACCGACGCCACCATCGAGAGCGTGACCGCCCGCAGGATCATCGACAGCCGGGGCAACCCCACGGTCGAGGTCGACGTCGTCCTGACGGACGGCTCCCTGGGGCGGGCGGCCGTCCCCTCGGGCGCCTCCACCGGCGCCCGGGAGGCCGTGGAACTGCGCGACGGGGACTCGACGCGCTGGCACGGCAAGGGCGTCGACCGCGCGGTGGCCCACGTCAACGGGGAGATCGCGGCGTCCGTCCGCGGCCGGGACGCCGCGGACCAGGCGGGTCTCGACGCCGCTCTGGTCGCCCTCGACGGCACGGCGACGAAGTCCCGGCTCGGCGCCAACGCGATCCTCGGCGTCTCCCTCGCTGCCGCGAAGGCCGCCGCCGCGGCCCACCGCCTGCCCCTCTACCGCCACCTCGGCGGCGCCGACGCCCACCTCCTGCCGCTGCCGATGATGAACATCGTCAACGGCGGGGCTCACGCGGACAATCCGCTGGACTTCCAGGAGTTCATGATCGCGCCCGTCGGCGCGGACACCTTCGCCGAAGCCGTGCGCATGGGCAGCGAGGTCTTCCACACCCTGCGCCGCGATCTGCTGGCCGCCGGCCACTCCACGGGCGTCGGCGACGAGGGCGGCTTCGCGCCCGCGCTGCGTACCGCCGAAGAGGCGCTCGACTTCGTGATGGCCGCCATCGAGCGCACCGGCTACCGCCCCGGCACGGACATCGGGCTGATCATGGACCCGGCGTCCTCGGAGTTCTTCCGCGACGGGGTCTACGACTACGCGGGCGAGGGGGTGCGCCGCACCCCCTCCGAGAACGTCGACTATCTGGTCAAGCTCATCGACTCCTACCCGGTCATCTCCATCGAGGACCCGATGGCGGAGAACGACTGGGACGGCTGGCGCGAGCTCACCGCCCGCGTCGGCGACCGCTGCCAGCTCACCGGCGACGACCTGTTCTGCACCAGCGAAACCTTGCTGCGCGAGGGCATCCGTACCGGCGCCGGCAACTCGATCCTGATCAAGGTCAACCAGATCGGCACCCTGACCGAGGCACTGGCCGCTGTGGCCACGGCCCACCGGGCGGGCTGGACGGCCGTGATGTCGCACCGCTCGGGCGAGACGGAGGACACCACCATCGCGGATCTGGCGGTGGCGACCGGCTGCGGTCAGATCAAGACCGGCTCGCTGTCCCGGTCCGACCGCACGGCGAAGTACAACCAGCTGATCCGCATCGAGGAGGAGCTGGGCTCCTCGGCACGCTACGCGGGCCGCTCCGCACTCCGTCGGGCATGA
- a CDS encoding MarR family winged helix-turn-helix transcriptional regulator — MPTSEAAAIAAELRTAMGKLTRRIKHEDRIPVGQVAVLGALDRDGAMTTSDLAADQRVRPQSMARAVGLLMEQNLITRRAHPTDGRKSLVELSDAGRVALEAERGRRAGWLAQAIEAELDDEERSVLAHSAALLERLATR; from the coding sequence ATGCCCACCTCGGAAGCCGCCGCCATCGCCGCAGAACTGCGCACCGCGATGGGCAAGCTGACTCGGCGCATCAAGCACGAGGACCGCATCCCGGTGGGCCAGGTCGCCGTGCTCGGCGCCCTCGACCGCGATGGCGCCATGACCACCAGCGACCTCGCCGCCGATCAGCGCGTACGCCCCCAGTCGATGGCCCGCGCCGTGGGGCTCCTCATGGAACAGAACCTGATCACACGCCGGGCGCACCCCACGGACGGCCGGAAGTCACTGGTCGAGCTGTCGGACGCGGGCCGGGTGGCGCTCGAGGCGGAGCGCGGCCGCAGGGCCGGCTGGCTCGCGCAGGCCATCGAAGCCGAACTCGACGACGAGGAGCGGTCGGTGCTGGCACACAGCGCCGCCCTGCTGGAGCGGCTCGCCACGCGCTAG